Below is a window of Deltaproteobacteria bacterium DNA.
ATGGACGACGTTCAATGCTGAAATTAGTCGGCGATACGCTAAAAGTCGAAAGGATGTAAATTGCCATGTCGCGTGCTAACACCACGATGTACATCGGGTTCAATATTAAAGCCAAGATCATCTGGCGTTGTTATCTTAATATTTGTGCTTGAGCCATGGACCAAGCTCACCTTGACTAAACCGGTTCGCTCAACTATTTCGCTCTCGTCTGTACCAATAAAATTGTCCTTCGCAGCGCGAATTAAAGCTGTCTCAAGTAATGAATACACAAACACTTGTGGGGTTTGTGCCTCCCATAATTTTTCTCGCGCAAGAGTCCTTTCAACGACATTGGCATCACTCGAATACTTTACGGTTGCGCGAACTGGCATAGCCAATATAGCAGCGCGAGACCGAAATGCAGCTTCAGTAACGCTCTTAATCAACACAGGCGAGCAGAAAGGCCGCGCAGCATCATGCACCAGTACGAAATCTGCCTCATCACATTTTAGCGCCCTCACGCCATTAAAGACCGACTCCTGACGCGACAAACCGCCCTCCACCACCTGAGAATCTAACGACGGCGGGACTATTT
It encodes the following:
- the ispD gene encoding 2-C-methyl-D-erythritol 4-phosphate cytidylyltransferase, yielding MSSFCNESPKVYAVVPAAGSSERMQGVGGKSKPFLVLKNGLSILEQTLASIVAADVASGIVVVARAEDHACTREMLSEIVPPSLDSQVVEGGLSRQESVFNGVRALKCDEADFVLVHDAARPFCSPVLIKSVTEAAFRSRAAILAMPVRATVKYSSDANVVERTLAREKLWEAQTPQVFVYSLLETALIRAAKDNFIGTDESEIVERTGLVKVSLVHGSSTNIKITTPDDLGFNIEPDVHRGVSTRHGNLHPFDF